The DNA window ACTATGGTCAAGACTAATGAAAGTCAAGATCGGAGGCCGAGGAGCCTATTCGCACATCAAAAATGAACCTCCCGCACCGGGGAGCAAAGGATACGACAACTGGGAAGAAGACGATCTGGTGGTGTTTTCCTGGATCGTCGACAACATCGAGAACGAAATCATCGCTGATTTCGCTCATCACCAGACATCAAAGGCACTCTGGGACAGTCTCGCGGTAACATTCGAGAACAAGGCGGACAAGTACCTGATTTACGACCTGGAAGAAAAGGCAATCGAGTTAAAACAAGGGAACCTCGACTTGGAAACATACTACCGACGGATCCAAGGGCTGTGGATCAACATCGATCGATGTCAGAAGCAGCCCATTACATGCTGCGACAAATGAGTTAATCAATACAGAGCACATTCGAATGAAAAGAGACTGATAAAATTTCTGACCGGACTCAATCGAGAATATGACTCGATCAAACGGGATATCCTCAAGGAGGATCCCTACCCATCAGTTGAATCGGCCTACgggtgggtgaagacggaggcggctcgacgtcAAATCATGCCACCGGCATCGCCTCTGCCCACCGTAGACACCACCGGCGATAACACCGGGAACTCATCACTTGGGGAAATCGGGTTGGGTCTCGCTTCCCAGAACAATCGTCCGCCGCACCGAAGCGGACCACCTCAGCGCTCCGCCGCTACCAACCGACCGGAAAATCGCCCCGACACATCCAAACTGTAGTGTTCCCATTGCGGGAAGCAAAAGCACACTCGGGAAACATGCTTTCAGAGGATAGGATACCCTGAGTGGTGGGAAGAAAGGCAGAAGGCGAGAGAGGTGATGGCAGAGCTCGCCGTCGCTGATGGAGCAGGACAGACGCAGCCGCATCAAATCGCGACCAGAAACAGAGGGTCAACCAGCGGGGAACGGAATCCCGGTGGGGGCAGCGTGCGGGGTGCCGAAAATTTGGCCGAGAGAACGGAGATGGTGACCGGAGGAGCCGAGACGGGAGAACACTCCCAAAGAGGAATAAACGACGAAAGAGGAATATGGCTTGGTTTTCAACTGAGCCCTAATTCATGTTTTTCCATTGAGTCCCCAGAATTGCTTAAATACCAAATGATACCCCATGTTATGAATATCCGACCCCCAGACTTCCACAAATTAGAATCTGAACCCCATACTCCTGAAAACCGTAAATTGACCCCTAGACTAAGTATATTTGAGTCAAAAAACCCCTTTGCACCACTAGACCATTTTTCCGCTGCATTTCACGTTCAAAATGGGATTGAGAGTACTAATAGGGGAtagatttttgactgtggggctacTGATACTATGACTCCATTTAAAACTGATTTTAACAGCCTTGGTGGAATCACGAAATCATATATTAGAACTGCAAGTGGAGATTTGATCCCAGTAGAAGGGTGTCGGGCACCGTCGAAATATCCCCCACTCTAAAACTTTCGAATTGCTTATATGTCCCGACCTTGTCACAAAGACTGTTGTCTATTAGCCATGTTACGAGAGAATTGAATTGTACACTTCTGATGCAACCCAATTTCTGCATTttacaggatattcagacgaggaggattattgggcgtggcactgagaaccaaggactctactacgtggacgagatagctcaaactgGTACTGCAATGCTGGCTCATGGATCCACGAGACAAGAGACTTGGCtatggcaccgaagactaggacacccctCTCCTGGTTACTTTAAGTTACTTTTTTCAAAACTTTCTATTCCTTCTGATTTTtgttgtgaaacttgtgttttggctaagAGCCACAGACAGTCCTTTAAACTTACAAACACCCGTATGAATTCAATGTTTTCTTTAGtacatgctgatgtgtggggaccTGCACCTATTATTGGGGGGAATGGCTTTCGTTATTTCGtgatttttgttgatgattgcacaagaatgacatggatatatttcttgaaacataaatctgaagtAGTTGATAGGTTTATCCATTTCTTTAAAATGATCCAGACACAATTCCTCACCACAATCAAAACACTCAGAtccgataatgggagggaatttgtgaaCAGTACTATGACTTATTTCTTTAGGGAAAAAGGCTTACTCCACCAAACCTCTTGTGCCTACACGCCCGAACAAAATGGAGTAGCTGAACGGAAAGATAAGACAATCCTAGAAATGACCCGTGCCCTTATGATCGAATCGAAGGTACCCAAACATTTTTGGCCTGAAGCTGTTGCTACCTCTGTCTACCTCATGAATAGATTACCCACAAAAATCCTGAACAAAAAGACCCTTCTCGATACTCTCTCCAAAATGGCCAAAATACCTGATTACCTAAACCTCTCACCCAAAGTCTTTGGATGTACAGTATACGTCCACATTCCAAAACATGAACGATCCAAACTGTCCCCGTGTGCAACCAAATGTGTTTTCATGGGGTATGGGCAAAACCAGAAAGGATACCGCTGCTATGACCCGGTCACTAAAAAAGTCATcaccaccatgaactgtaatTTTTTGGAAACCGAGTTCTTTTACctcacccaccttagtagtcagggagAGAGTGATTCAGGTAGTTCTgcggactatctaagttgggttgtgccattGCCAAGTCTCTCTATCGAGGAACCAACCGAGCCAGTGTATATGGAACCTCCGCCTGGGTTCACGGAAGGGTTTCAGGATGGGGAAGTCTGTCAGCTGAAAAGAACATTGTATGGCTTGAAGCAATCTCCGagagcttggtttgggagattcactaaagtaatgaagaagtatgagtATAAGCAGAGCAACTCAGATCACACTTTTTCCTCAAGAaaaaggatggcaagattactTGTTTGATCATCTATATAgacgacatgattatcactAGAGATGAGGTAGAAGAGATAGCTGAGTTGAGAAAGAATCTTTTcagagaatttgagatgaaggatttgggacagctcaagtacttcctagGGATTGAAGTCTTGAGATCTAAGAAGAGAATCTTCATCAATCAGAAGAAGTATATACTTGATCTTTTGGCAGAAGTAGGGGTGCTGGATTGCAAACCTGCAGAGACTCCAATGGTGCAAAATCATGGACTTCAAATTCTCAAAGGAGGAAAGTTGGCggacagggggagatatcaaCGGATGGTAGGGAAATTGATCTATTTATCTCACACGAGACCTGACATTGCCTATGCAGTAGGGGtagtgagtcagttcatgcacatGCCTCAAGAAGAACATTGGGAAGCTGACCTAAGGATTGTTCGGTATCTGAAGGGGACGGCAGAACATGGGCTACTATTTGAGAAACATGGTCATATGGAGATACATGGTTACAcggatgctgactgggcaggaaATCCGGTTGATCGGAAATCAACTGCCggatacttcacctttgttAGAGGAAACCTTATtacatggagaagcaagaaagaGAAAGTGGTGGCACTATCTAGTGATGAGGCTGAATTTCGAGGAATCCGAAGTGGACTGACAGAAATACTATGGCTGAGAAGACTGATGACGGAACTAGATCTCCGCTCGCCACAATCGTGCCGACTCTTTTGTGATAATAAGGCGGCAATTAGCATCTCGGAGAACCCAGTGCAACATGATCGAACCTAGCATGTGGAGGTAGACAGACATTTCATTAAGGAAAATATTGAAGCAAAAGTGGTGGAGATACCATTTGTGAAATCCGAAGATCAACTAGCTGATATTTTGACAAAGGCCGTGAACTCGAAGTCCTTTCGAGAAGTACTGTGCAAGTTATGTATCGGTaatcccattacttaacttgagggggagtgttagaagaaATCACCGAAGATCACAATCAGAGGATTTGATTTATTCTATACCATACTTAGAAGATATCAAATCATGTAATTATGCTAATTAGGTTTTCCTTATGTGGCTACTCCTAGTGTTATATATACTATGTACCTATGTAAATCAATAACAGTGAATAAAAGATAAATTTTTTTACCGATTTTTACCTCTTCCAATACATATGTTTAGCTTCACATTTTGTCTCTACTAACCTCTATCTCTGCTCTCAATCGTACATAACCTAAAACACTGCTTCCTTCAATTCAATTTATGACTAGTTTTGCTTTTGCTTCTAAAATTTCTCATAATCTATAATATTCTTACATTAATACCTCATGATAATATTATGTATGTATTATGTGtcattaaaatgaaaatgaggACGGAATCAGAGAATAGAATTTACCAACGAGGCCAAAGATCACATCCATCAAACGAAAGGGGTGGTGCCACATATGTGTCCCAATGAAGAATAAGAAGCTAGACGACGTGATAGATGTCAACCCACCCCACTACTACACTGCAAATCTTCCCACTAAACATGCTAACAATTCCTTATAAAAATCCATTCAGATTTAGAGAAACACATCCATACACATAAACACGTCACAAGATTAGCATCAAAGCTTAATCTTTGAAGCTGGAGGTGGGAATTGTACATTTGGGATGAAAGCAGAGCCTATCATCAAGTCGACGGAAACTCAAATCTGTATGAACAAAAACTCGACACGTGACCCACCTTTGGTTTTGAATATTAAGACCCAAGACAAGATTTTTTATACATGACTACTGCAGTGCAAATCTATAATTCTGTCTGACCATTACTTTATCCCATTGAATTTTAAACTAAGTAAATAAATATCGGTTTGCCATTTCTAAAACCCTGGGTTTTCACTTCACTCCACTCTTCAATGGCGGAAAAGCTAGCTCTCCCTCTTATCCTCCCAAATCCCCCTCCCTCTAAACCTTTTTTCCAAGACCTGCCTCCCTCAGCCGCTGCGCCTCCTCTCCCTCCTCCCAACTTATCCCCTCTCTTACACCATTACCTTTCCCAACAAACCCCCGCCACCACCTCCTCCCTCCAGCGCCCACGCCATCGCATCGGCAAGCACCGCGACCCCAACAAGGGCAAGCCCTGGCTCAATCGCCGCCTCTCTCCTCTAGGTGAGCGCACTCTCTACTCCCTCATCGATCCTCAATTTAATCCGGACAAGCTCGACCAAGAGCTCTCCGCTCTGCTTAGGTATAGAATTGAAGACTCCGAATTTTCAGAGGATTATATAGACGCTGTTTTTTCTGATTTATTGGGTATAATTAAGGGTTTGGGGTTTCATAAAAAATGCGACTTGGCTATGAGTGTTTTCGATTGGATAAAGAGCCGTTCGGATTCgcagaaattgatcaatggGTCTGTTGTGGCGGTGGTTATTACTATGTTGGGGAAGGATGGGCGGATTTCTGCTGCAGCTTCTCTGCTGCATAATTTGCAGAAAGATGGATATGGGATTGATGTGTATGCTTACACTTCCTTGATTACTGTTTTTGCTAGAAATGGGAGGTATAGGGAGGCTGTAATGGTGTTCAGGAAAATGGAGGAGGAGGGTTGCAAGCCTACTTTGATTACCTATAATGTGATTTTGAATGTTTTTGGCAAAATGGGGATGCCTTGGCACAAAATCATGGAGGTTTTTGATGGTATGAAGAGCTCAGGCGTCGTTCCTGATGCTTACACGTACAACACCATCATAAGTTGTTGTAGGAGGGGATCTTTGTATGAGGAAGCTAAAGTGATGTTTGAGGAGATGAAATCAGCTGGTTATGTGCCGGATAAGGTTACTTATAACGCGTTGTTGGATGTTTATGGGAAATCGAGGAGGCCTGAGGAGGCGAAAGAGGTTTTGAGGGAGATGGAGGTTAATGATTTCTCCCCGAGCATAGTGACTTACAATTCGTTGATATCTGCTTATGCTAGGGACGGTTTGTTGGAGGAGGCGATGGAGCTGAAAGATAAGATGATGGATAAGGGGATCAAGCCGGATGTGTTTACTTATACTACGTTGTTGTCAGGCTTTGAGAAGGCTGGGAAGGATGATTCTGCGATGAAGGTGTTTGAGGAGATGCAAGCTGCAGGCTGCAATCCAAACATCTGCACTTTCAATGCTCTGATTAAGATGTTTGGGAATCGTGGCAAGTTTAcggagatgatgaagattttTGATGATATGAAGGCGTCTGGATGCAAGGCTGATGTTGTTACTTGGAACACTCTCTTGGCCGTGTTTGGGCAGAACGGGATGGACACGGAGGTGTCGGGAGTGTTCAAGGAAATGAAGAGGTCGGGGTTTGTGGCTGAGAGAGACACGTTTAACACGTTGATTAGTGCTTATAGTAGGTGTGGATCTTTTGACCAGGCAATGGCTATTTACAAGCTCATGTTGAAGGCGGGGGTTGCCCCTGACCTATCCACGTACAACGCTGTTTTGGCAGCGTTGGCACGAGGGGGGCTGTGGGAGCAGTCAGAGAAAGTGTTTGCTGAGATGATGAACGGAAGGTGTAAACCTAACCAGATGACGTATAGCTCGTTGCTTCATGCGTATGCTAATGGGAAGAAAGTCGAGAAGATACACGATCTTGCTAGAGATATATATGATGGTGCAATTGAACCACATCCTGTGTTGCTGAAAACACTTGTTCTGGTCTACAGCAAGAGTGATCTCGTACATGAAACAGAGCAAGCCTTCCTCGAGCTGAGGAGGAAAGGCTTCTCCCCCGACGTGCCTACCCTAAATGCTATGGTTTCAATATATGGTCGGAGGCAGTTGCTCGGCAAGGCCAATGAGATcctgaacttcatgaaggagaaCGGGATCACACCTAGTCTAACAACATACAATAGCTTGATGTACATGCACAGCCGGTCCGGGAACTTTGAGAAAGCTGAGGAGATACTGAGGTATCTGGTGTCGAAAGGGGTGAAGCCCGATATCATCTCGTACAATACTGTGATCTACGGCTACTGCAGGAATGGCCGAATGAAAGATGCATCGAGGATATTCGAGGAGATGACTGCATCCGGGGTTGCCCCAGATGTCATCACGTACAATACGTTCGTTGCTAGCTATGCTGCAGAAGCGATGTTTGTGGATGCCATTAGTGTAATCCGGTATATGATCAAGCACGGCTGCAGGCCGAACGAGAGCACGTATAACTCCATTGTGGATTGGTACTGTAAGCTGAACAGGAGCGAGGAAGCCATGATGTTTGTGACAAATATTCGTCAACTGAATCCTCAGGTGTCAAAGGATGAGGAAACCAGGTTATTGCAGAGGCTGACGATGAGATGAGAGGGTTGCATTCCGTCTCTACCATGAAACGAGCCTCTCTGTGTTTGGTGGGCATCACCGGAGACAGGTGTCGCCGGAAGGACTGAGATATATATGTATGGAGGTAATGCCAAATTTAGCAGATATAGATATGTGTATCATTGTTCCATTGCAAAACTACTTTGATTTGCATTGTGATACTACATAGGTGATGGATTagttatgtatatatatgcatatagtAAAGTTTTACAAACTAAATTTAGTTGCTAAATGTTGCTTGATTTTGTTATTGTACTTCTCTAATTATATGCGTGTGATGCTTAATATAAATGAAAGGGATTTTATGAGTTTATATTGTTTGAAAAGTAGTCTTATGTTGAGAAATACAGTTTGTGTGTGACCATGTAAGCCGGTTGAAATAATGATCTAGACATATATATACTCAGCTCCATCCTCATGAAAGTGAAGGGGAACGACGGAAATTATAAGCAAATCTTGTATCTAGAATTCTAACAAAGCTAACTACTCTACTTAGTGATTATTATCCCAACTACAAATTTGAGTATTATTAAAATGTTCTATATTCTTACATAGTTTTAATGTTATTGTTACCTATGATATTCTcttattttaaacttttaatcaTAACTAGTAACGTAATACTCCTCTATCCAATGATAGTTGAGTTGGATTTCTATTTTGGTCATTCTAACAGTACTTGAgttgttttttaaattaaaaattgcctTTTTTCCCTTCAATTAACATCTAAACACctactatttcttaatttttgtgCGAAAAAATGCTCTAATTAagatgggacagatggagtatatatacTCATTTAGTCGTCAACTTTTATAATCTAGACTATTAATCAATGAGTGGGAATTTAGAAGTGAAAGTAAAATGACAATAGAGAAGGTTTAGCGACACTTCTTCATAATTGCTAGTTTTTTAAGCATGTATATACTATGAATTCATACAATTTAGATTATATCtcttattaaatatatattatgtttAATTCATTATATTTGTAAATCACAACTTAATCTTAGATAGATAATTATATAATAGTGAATCATAAAATCTAAGATAATTATATAATAGTGAATCATAAAAATTGAACGGAACCTATGTCAATAGTTTAAGACATTTAGGACACATATGTGATTACAAAATGTCTTAAATGTCTTAAAGAGTgtcaggatctgatgcagatgcacggggagaagcatgggttccccgggatgttgggcagcatagattgtatgcattgggagtggaagaactgccccgatGTCTGGAAAgagttctacacgaccggctacaagggaaagaatcccacgatgatcctcgaggccgtagctgattacctgctgtggatttggcatgcatattttggggtagtcgggtcgaacaacgacctcaacgtcctcaactcgtcgccccttttcaacgagcagtgctagggtgtcggtccggccatcagttttatcgccaacgggaaccagcatgatatgggctactacttgccggatgggatataccctaggtggcccgtctttgtgaagacgatcagatgcgcatcagatgagaggaagacctactttgcggaatggcaggagtcggcgcgcaaggacgtggagagcgcatttggtgtgctctagtctcgatgggcggcaattatgggtccaacgcgtttgtggcatgtcgactgcattgctgatataatgtacgcttgtattatcctgcacaacatgattgtcgaagataaaggtgtacaactgactagttgggccaatgacgatgctaatgaagccggcccaagccacggcgtggccgcccccaacgtacgaaggggttacctcacgatgaagtcggccgcctcaaggcacatgccgacatgcgccaagtggatgctcatattctaCTCCAAAATGATCTAATTGAAGaattgtgggcgcggaggactgcacgtcgttagattttttttaattaatgtacttttttaaattttactattattattgaatttttccgtatttgtgtcgtaaatttaattccgtattttgtgtgattgttaattatttattttttataattttatttattgtggctagtctattgcttgtctagttgtttgtcctgatgataTGACAGGAGAggtttttagtgctgataatgTGGCAAGAGTCGTTTGTGGCCTATTGGATGCTTTAGAATTATAGACAAAAATCTGTACACGGAATCTTAAATTAATTAGGCACTTCTGTTTTCTCCATTAAAAAAAAGATCCGTGAGCTAAGCTTCACTGTCGCAATCTCCCTCACATTTCCATATTCTTCTCACGATCCAAACTAACAATCATACCATAATTCTCCGCGATTGAAGATGAGCTGGTGGTGGGCTGGAGCTATTGGCGCTGCAAAGGTAAATAATTAATCATTCTTCACTTCTCTAGGtctatgatgaaattgatttgTGTTTCCATATCCTTATCTTCTTAATTTTGCGAAATTGATGTGTGCACGGTcgaaaacagaaaaaaatcgATGCAGATGAGGCGCCGTCGAACTACCAGAGCGTGGCTCTTGTGGTGGGGGTGACCGGAATCGTGGGGAACAGCCTAGCGGAGATCCTTCCTCTCTCCGACACTCCAGGCGGCCCTTGGAAGGTTTATGGGGTGGCGCGCCGCCCCCGCCCCTCCTGGAACGAGGATCACCCAATCAACTACATCACCTGCGATGTATCCGACGCCGACGACGTGAGAGCAAAGCTATCCCCTCTCACCGATATAACCAACATTTTCTATGCCACGTGGACTAACCGATCCACCGAGAAGGAGAATTGTGAAGCTAATGGTGAAATGTTGAAAAATGTATTGAATGTTGTGGTCCCTAATTGCCCCAATTTGAAACATATCTGTTTGCAGACTGGTAGGAAGCATTATCTCGGTCCATTTGATACTTCATTGAAGTTTCAGCCTCATGATCCTCCGTTCACGGAGGATTTACCCCGATTGGATTGTTTGAATTTCTATTATACCCTAGAGGACATTCTGCTTGTGGAAGCTGGGAAGAAGGAGGGTTTGACTTGGTCCGTGCATCGGCCTGGGGTTATATTCGGGTTCTCACCGTACAGCCTTATGAATTTTGTTGGAACGCTTTGTGCGTACGCTGCTATTTGCAAGCATGAGGGTGCAGTTTTGAGGTATCCCGGTAGTAAGACTACTTGGGATGGATACGCGGATTGCTCGGATGCAGACTTGGTTGCGGAGCATCAGATATGGGCCGCTGTGGATCCTTACGCGAAGAATGAGGCGTTCAATGTGAGCAATGGCGATGTTTTCAAATGGAAGCATTTCTGGAAGGTGTTGGCGGAGCAGTTTGGGGTGGAGTGTGGGGAGTATGAGGAAGGGAAGGAGTTTAAACTGGAGGAGTTGATGAAGGATAAAGGTCCGGTTTGGGACGAGATCGTGAGGGAGAATGGCTTGGTGCCTACCAAGTTGGAGGATATTGGGCATTGGTGGTTGATAGATGTTGTGTTTCAGAATGCATGTTTGCTGGATACAATGAACAAAAGCAAGGAGCATGGATTTCTTGGATTCAGGAATTCAAAGAATTCCTTCATTTCTTGGATTGATAAGGTGAAAGCTTACAAGATTGTTCCTTGAGTTGAATACCTGTCTGCTCTGTGCTTGGTGAATGAGTTTGTTTCCTTGGTTATTAGTGTGTTGTGCATCATTTCTTTATTGAACGAAACAGAATAATGCTGTATAATAAGATTGATTTCAATTGGGAAGAGAAAATGATGCTGCATTATGGAAGTATACATAGTTGGCGGATGTCATTTTCTTATGTGAATTTGGTGGTGGTTGTTTTTGCTTCCTGGATCATTGTATCTTGCTTCATGATATATGTAAATTTCAGCGTCTATATtcgagtatttttttttttgctggaTTTTAGTAGTCATTGATCATTCGATTGTGTGCTTTTCAATTTGTTGTGATTCATTCCTTTGCACTAAATGAGACGACCACAATAATACTCAGACAATAATCTGCAGACTGCAGGTGAACTAAACTATCAGTCTATGAGTATCTCTGATAGCAAAAACTGATTTCAGACCAAAAAAGAACGAAAAGAATGTGTTATTGATGTTAGAGCCTATGTTTCAAAATTAACTAAAATCCCTTTGTACTGTATTCTATTTTATCTACACCAAACCTGTATACAACATGAACTGTTTTTTGAGTAATTCAGTACAACACATTTGCTCGTGATTCTTTGTTGGGAAAAATCTTGTCACCAGAACTTTCCATCGTTTCATCCGAGTTATGGGAATGGATATCAATAGGCGGAGAAGTAGATCCAACTGTGCCTTGCTTATGCTTCGGAGTGGAGATTGTTGTTTGGTGATCAAGATAAATCACAATTACAGTAATGTCATCATGGAAATGCCTCCTCACACCCCTCTCGATCTTCTTGATATCTTTGTACCTCACTTCTCTCTTCTTTGCTGCTTCCTGAATGGCAGCTGCAACCAACCTCTTGGCTATTCCCTGCAAAATTACACCATGAGATGTTTAAGTTGTTTGGTAGGCCATGGCAGCCGGTATAAAGCATAAGTCGAAACAGTAAAAATTTATCACGGTTTGGCAGATACTG is part of the Salvia splendens isolate huo1 chromosome 6, SspV2, whole genome shotgun sequence genome and encodes:
- the LOC121809103 gene encoding uncharacterized protein LOC121809103, encoding MTDDTKNDPERPAKLKDSKNIVVAFKLDGKNYPLWSRLMKVKIGGRGAYSHIKNEPPAPGSKGYDNWEEDDLVVFSWIVDNIENEIIADFAHHQTSKALWDSLAVTFENKADKYLIYDLEEKAIELKQGNLDLETYYRRIQGLWINIDRCQKQPITCCDK
- the LOC121806176 gene encoding pentatricopeptide repeat-containing protein At5g02860-like gives rise to the protein MAEKLALPLILPNPPPSKPFFQDLPPSAAAPPLPPPNLSPLLHHYLSQQTPATTSSLQRPRHRIGKHRDPNKGKPWLNRRLSPLGERTLYSLIDPQFNPDKLDQELSALLRYRIEDSEFSEDYIDAVFSDLLGIIKGLGFHKKCDLAMSVFDWIKSRSDSQKLINGSVVAVVITMLGKDGRISAAASLLHNLQKDGYGIDVYAYTSLITVFARNGRYREAVMVFRKMEEEGCKPTLITYNVILNVFGKMGMPWHKIMEVFDGMKSSGVVPDAYTYNTIISCCRRGSLYEEAKVMFEEMKSAGYVPDKVTYNALLDVYGKSRRPEEAKEVLREMEVNDFSPSIVTYNSLISAYARDGLLEEAMELKDKMMDKGIKPDVFTYTTLLSGFEKAGKDDSAMKVFEEMQAAGCNPNICTFNALIKMFGNRGKFTEMMKIFDDMKASGCKADVVTWNTLLAVFGQNGMDTEVSGVFKEMKRSGFVAERDTFNTLISAYSRCGSFDQAMAIYKLMLKAGVAPDLSTYNAVLAALARGGLWEQSEKVFAEMMNGRCKPNQMTYSSLLHAYANGKKVEKIHDLARDIYDGAIEPHPVLLKTLVLVYSKSDLVHETEQAFLELRRKGFSPDVPTLNAMVSIYGRRQLLGKANEILNFMKENGITPSLTTYNSLMYMHSRSGNFEKAEEILRYLVSKGVKPDIISYNTVIYGYCRNGRMKDASRIFEEMTASGVAPDVITYNTFVASYAAEAMFVDAISVIRYMIKHGCRPNESTYNSIVDWYCKLNRSEEAMMFVTNIRQLNPQVSKDEETRLLQRLTMR
- the LOC121806177 gene encoding (S)-8-oxocitronellyl enol synthase ISY1-like; this encodes MSWWWAGAIGAAKKKIDADEAPSNYQSVALVVGVTGIVGNSLAEILPLSDTPGGPWKVYGVARRPRPSWNEDHPINYITCDVSDADDVRAKLSPLTDITNIFYATWTNRSTEKENCEANGEMLKNVLNVVVPNCPNLKHICLQTGRKHYLGPFDTSLKFQPHDPPFTEDLPRLDCLNFYYTLEDILLVEAGKKEGLTWSVHRPGVIFGFSPYSLMNFVGTLCAYAAICKHEGAVLRYPGSKTTWDGYADCSDADLVAEHQIWAAVDPYAKNEAFNVSNGDVFKWKHFWKVLAEQFGVECGEYEEGKEFKLEELMKDKGPVWDEIVRENGLVPTKLEDIGHWWLIDVVFQNACLLDTMNKSKEHGFLGFRNSKNSFISWIDKVKAYKIVP